ATTACTAATACGCCATAAGGCGAGGGTGAAGCCTGGCCTAATTAAAGAGAAAACAACGAAGAAAGGGAGTTCTTGACATGGTGCCGCATAAGAAAAAGCCCCCCTTTGGATCGTGCGAGATGCACGCCAAAGGGAGGAAATTTGTACGACAGAGAATCGAAAACAGATTATGCATCAAGTGTCGCAACATACTCCATGATAGCCTGAGCGGACCGTTTGGACAGATTCACGGCCTCAGCCACAGTCTTGGCGCCGGTCACCACATCGCCTGATGCGAAAATGCCTTCGCGAGTGGTGCGACCATCTTCATTGGTGATAATCAACCCTGTTTTCCCGACTTCGATACCAGACAAATTGTCTCTGGGAGCCTGGCTGGCTGCGATGAACATCGTATCAGCCTGGATAAAATGTTCACTTCCTTCCACCTGAACGAGCCTCGAGGAATCTCCGTCCTGCACCATTTCGGTCTTGATACATCGCACGCCGTCATCAAGAAGTTCCAACGGTGTGGTATAAAAACGAAATGAAACACCGTCGATTTTGGCGTATTCATATTCATATTTGGTGGCGGTCATGTTTTCCTCGCCACGACGGTACAGGACAAGGACTTCTTCCGCGCCCTTGCGCCGAGCGGTCCGGGCAACATCCATGGCCACGTTTCCGGCACCAATGACAACCACACGTTTACCCAAAGAATACACCTTGGGATTCTTGAGATAATTAATCGCGTAATGGACATTTCCCAATGTTTCGCCCTTGATCCGCAATGGCTTTGGACTCCACACGCCGGTTCCGATGAAAATAGCTTTGTACCCGTCACGCAACAAATCATCGAGGGTAATGATCGGGCCGATGAGCATGTTCGGACGGATTTTGACGCCCAGTCGTTCCAACAACTTCTTGAGCTTCACCAAAATCCGCTTTGGCAGACGAAATTCAGGGATACCGTATTGAAGGACGCCGCCAATCTTGTCTTCGGACTCGAAAATCGTCACATCAAACCCTTTGGATGCAAGAATAAACGCCACGGTCAATCCGGCCGGTCCTGATCCGACGATGGCAATTTTCTTGCCATTGTTTGCATGTTCCGGCTTTCTTAATGAGATGTGTTCCAAATAATAATTGGAAATATAATTTTCAATGTCACTCACCTGAATCGGCGCACTTTTTCGACCAAGAATGCAATGTCCTTCGCAAAAATTTTCATGCGGACAAATTAATGAACACACCACCGAAAGCGGGTTATTGTTGAATAACAATTCCCCGGCTTCAAAAGTTTTGCCGTCGAGCAAGAGTTTAATGACTTCGTTGATCGGCGTGCTGATCGGGCATCCCTTGCTGCACAACGGTTTTTTGCATTGCAAACAGCGACTCGCCTCTTCAATGATATGTTTTCCCATACAAACCCAAATATGTTCAGAAGGTTAATCCAATGGACTATTCATGGCAGATGATACTGATGGTCAAAGTTTCAAGCTAAAGCAAAAATTCATGAAGCTTTTTGCATGGTCTTGTCAAGCGTATTCCATACTCAACGGCTCTGTTTATCGTCATTTCCCAACGTTTTTCCCCGGCTCATATGGAGTCATATTTGGAAAAAAACCGCAATTATGCCATGATACACGGCAAACAAGGAGAAAAGATCATGCAATTGTCTTTAAAGATGCACGCTCCCGATTTTACCCTTGTCGATGTCAAAAATCGCACGATTTCACTTTCTGATTTTAAAGGGGAATATGTCCTGTTGGTCTTCAATAGAGGGTTCCTGTGACCATTCTGCCGACGGCACATGGCGCAGTTGCGCCAAGAATCATCTTTATTGGAAGGCATGAACATGGTCGTCATGGTCATTGGTCCTGAAAGTCATGATGCCTTCAAAGCGTATTGGGAAAAGGAACGATTGCCGTTCATTGGACTTGCCGATCCGACACACGCTGTCCTGCAACTGTATAATCAGCAAATAAAATTCCTGAAATTGGGAAGAATGCCAGCACAAATGATGGTTGATCCTGATGGGAATCTTCAATTTATCCATTACGGCAATTCAATGGCAGATATCCCCTCCCTTGCTGAAATCGAGACGGTGCTTTCTCGCTAAAAAAAGGTCCGGTCAAAACGACCGGACCTTCAAAGGATTCTTACTGTCTCGCCTCTCCGATTTTCAACCGGACAGCGTCCTGATGCTATTTGAATTCATGTACGAGAATATAGTCATTGGCAACCCGCGTCGCATGGCACCCGATACACCCTGCGGGCTTCCCGGCTTTTTTCACGGTTCCATCAGGCATATATTTGACCCAATACCAATCCCCGGCATCAGGATTGTATCCCTTAATTTTATACATGACAGTAATCACCAACAACTCTTTTTCGTCCTCACTATAATTTTCCTTCACTTCAATGGTTCCGGGCATCACTGGAGCCATCATGCATTTCAACCCCGTCGCATTGACAAAGACTTTGTGTTTCGGCCCATGAGGAGCACGCCCGTCCTGCATTCCCTCGTGGTCTGGCCAAAATCCCCATTCGGTGTACGGATCAACCGTGGTGATGTATTCCCACAATTTCGCGGAATCGGGACCAGGCATGTCTTCGGCCATTACTGTTCCTGCCAAAAGTGTCAGAGCACACGTCAGGAAAAGGGCAATCACACAACATTTTTTCATAAATCTCTCCTTGTTTTCATGGATATATTAATCAGAAAAAAGCCACGACGAGATGATACCCGGTCACAAGTTGCAGGAAGGCCAACACGACCAACACCAAATTGTTGGCACCGTGAAAGAGTGGGAGCACTTTTCGCGGCGCTTTCTTGAATCGCATATACAATCCGGACCCGGCGCCAAAAAGAATCAAGGGGAGCATGACCATGGCAATTTTCTGGTGCGTTCCTGTCATGCCGCTGGCTCCATACAGCATATTGGCAACAAGACTACCGGCCACCATGCCCAACGCCCAAACGGCCATGACAAGCACGCCATATCTGACATGCCCTTTCCAATCGAATTTGACCTTCTGCCCCCAAAGAACAAATCTGGCCCGGTTGACTCCCTGATTGGCAACCCACAATGAAAGAAAGAAGACAAGAATCATGATGGTCGGATGGGCAAGCGCTAGGAGGAGAGGAATATCACGATTTCTTCCCTGCGCTCTTTGTTCCATATCCCCCGCTGCTGACGCGCATCGCAAAACCGAAGCAACCGTCTGGGGCTGTTCATCCAGGAGACGAGATACCCCAAGAATCTCCCGCGCTGACAGGGACGCGCCATTGGACGCCATTCGCTCCACAATTGGCTCCCAGATCGTCTTCCCATCGGTCAAACGTGCGCAAATGCGGTCCGCAGAATGACAAATCACACACCGTTCCTGAACGTCCGTCAATTTCACTTCACGGGCAAAACAGACCGAAGAACTTGAAAAAATGACGACACAAAACAGAAAGGAAAAAACAAAAAAGGTAACTTTCATACTCCATTCCATCTGATACGTCTCTTTTCAAGTCAACAATTTTACCCAATTAATAACACGCCCTTTCTTGCCTTTTAGGTCGTGAGCAGCGTATGAAATGGTCCATGCCTGTTGTACCATTTACCCAAAAAGTCATTGATCTCATTCATGCCATCCCCGCCGGCAAAGTCAGTACCTATGGACATATCGCAGCCATGGCAGGGAATCGCCGGGCCGCTCGACAAGTCGCTCGAATCCTTCATTCCTTTTCTCGAAAAGAAGCACTGCCATGGCACCGGGTCATCAACAAACAAGGGCAGATCTCACTCCCCCGTTCACATGGATATGAAATGCAAAAGAAACGACTCGAAGCCGAAGGTGTGATTTTTGACACATCTGACACCATTGACCTCAACGTCTTCCTGTGGCGAAGTGAAACCCCATGAAAAAGGACGGTGTGCCGCCAAAAAAACGTTGCACACCGTGCCTTTTTTGCAATAGTTTAGGAAAATGAAACATACACACCTACACGCTGTATCCTGTGTCTTGATTCTTTTTGCCCTTGGAGCCTGCACCAGTAAAGTACCGGAACTCGGTATGCGTGACGGCTTGTTCGCTCCTTGCGGAACATCTCAAGAATGCCTTTCCTCCCAGGCCAATGATGCCCACCACGCAATCGCACCGATAGTCACGACCAAAACCCCGGAAATTGTCATGGTCGATCTGGGCAATGCCATTGAATCCATTTTTGGAGGGACTGTTCTGCTTGTGGAAGGGAAATATCTTCGCGCGGAATTCAAAAATTCATTCTTTCGCACCGTTGATGATGCAGAATTTTATTATGATGAACCTGCCGGAGAAATCCAGATTCATATACTATCCCGCAGCGGCTGGTTTGATTTTGGGAACAATCGCGATCGAATAGAAGAAATCCGGCGGCAGATGAAGCAGTAACGAAAACACCTGTGCTCCCGGCACGATGTCATCCATGCCGAGAGTAATAAAAACGAAAAAGATCAAAGCCTCACGAACAAAATCGCAATGCTTTGATCTTTTATTTACGCCTTCCAGTTCAAAACGTGTGATACTCTTTAGGCATCGAACAAGTCGATGCCGAATAACCACACACAGTGTGGCAAGAGTGTATCCAACTCACACGTTACCGTGAAATGGCTTCATTCGGACATGTTTCAATGGCTTCATCCACACAGTCCGCAGTGGAATCGGGTTTTATCACAACAGCCTTTTCACCGTCTTCGTCCATTTCAAAAACTTCGGGACAAATTTCAACACAGGATTCACAGCCGATACATTCATCCGGGTCGATAGTAATAGCCATAGTACATCCTCCTAGAATAATTAAAATAAATTAATTCATAAAATTCTGCTGAGCCAATATAGCCTTTCAAACAATTTGGTGGCAATAGTTTTCCTGAAAAAATATCAACCAAACGCCATAGATACCAAAACTCGCCAGCAAAAAATATGCAATTTTAATGAGTTAGCATTCAGGCATCCATGTCCAGCAAAAAGACTCGGAAAAAACTATTTTTAATGATAAATCATCACAGACTCTTAAAAAGATTGTCCGCAAAAATCCTTACTCTCGTACGAATTGAGAAATGTCATGAACACAACAAAAAAAATCATCTTCAAAAGAGATCAGGCCATTCTTCTTGCTGCGGGGATGGCCATTACGATTTTCATGATCCTTCTTTTTACCAATCAGCCACAAATCCTTTCCTTCCTTGAACTAAAAATATATGATCAATACATTCAAAGATATCATAAGCCAGCAGCAACCGGTGTGCCAGTCATCATCGATCTGGATGAAAAAAGCCTGACAGAAAAAGGCCAATGGCCATGGCCGCGCTATCGAGTCGCCTTACTGATGAAGTACCTTCAGGCCTATGGAGCGGCAGCCGTCGCCACGGATATCATTTTTGTCGAACCCGATCGGACCTCGCCACAAATCATCAGACGTGATGTCCTCAGAGATTTGAAGTTCTCCATTGATTTCACCGGGCTTCCCGCTGATTTTGAAGACTATGACAGGCTATTGGCAGCCAACCTCGCAGGTGGACCGTTTGTTCTCGCCATCGATTTCATGAATCCCACGCAACGGGCTCAAAAGACGTTACCTCCCCCTCATGAATGTCCTATCGTCCCAATCAAAGTCGCTGTCATTGCTTCACCCGGAGCCATCTCTCCCCATGATGTCCTGCCCCGGGGAGACCATATGATCTGCCCGATTCCGACCTTGGCAAAAACGGGCAATCGCACCGGATTTATTACCATAGCACCGGATGCCGACTCGGTCTATCGACGCGCCCCATTGTTATATAGTTACCACAACCAAATATATCCGAGTCTGGCATTGGCTTCGCTCATGCAGGCCATGGACACAGACAGCATCATTCTCAAAATGTGCTCCGTCGGTATAGAATCAATCAAAATCAAAGGGACTGTCATTCCGACGGATCATCACGGCCGCCTGCTCGTCAATTACCGGGGGAAAATGAAGACTTTTGAATATATCAGTGCATCGGATGTGCTCAATCGGAAACTCCCTGACGGAGCACTCCAGGGCCGTATAGCCCTGATCGGTACGTCGGCCTCGGGACTGAAGGACCTTCGCCCCACACCGCTTGATCCCCATGCACCGGGCGTGGAAACCCATGCCACAATCATTGATAATATTCTATCAAACCAGTTCATTGTCATCCCGGACTGGGTCAAAGGCATCGAATTTTCCGGCATGGTTGCTGCCGGATTGCTCACGACACTGCTTCTCATGTGGGCACGAGCATCCTGGCTGATTCTCCCGTTAATAGGTCTGGGATACGCCATGTGGTACGGATCAGTGCTGATTTTTCAAGAGCAACGGTATTTCCTGTCGCCGCTCTATTCCTATTTGACGCTGGGACTCACTTTCACCACGTTGACCATGCTCAAATTCTGGCGAGAGGAACGTGCCAAAAAATTCATCCACGGCGCATTCGCACACTATCTTGCCCCATCGGTCATTTCCCAAATCATGAATAATCCCGAAGCCCTGACCTTGGAAGGACAGGAAAAAGACATCACCATCCAATTTTCAGATGTGCGCAACTTCACATCGCTTTCGGAACAACTGACGCCGACACAGGTGACGGACCTTCTCCACGACTACCTCACCCCCATGACCCGCATCATCACGGAACACCATGGGACTTTGGATAAATTCATTGGCGACGCGGTCATGGCTTTCTGGAATGCGCCACTGGACGTCCCCAACCACCAGCAACACGCAGTCACAACCGCTCTGGCACAATTGGCTCATCTTGAAACACTCAATGAAGAATTTCTTGAAACATACGGCTTTGCCATTGCTATCGGCATCGGCATCCATTCCGGTCCTGTCCGCGTTGGCAACATGGGATCGGCTGACCTCTTTGACTACACGCTTATCGGTGACAACGTGAATCTGGCCTCGCGACTTGAGGGATTGACAAAATATTACGGACAAAAATTGGTCGTTAGTCAATCTATAGTTGACGCCTGCGATGCAACATACCATTTCCGACAACTGGACACTGTTCGCGTCAAAGGGAAACACAAACCGGTCACCATTTACACGGTCTATACCGCAAACGAAGCCGATGCGCGCAAAGAAGAACTCGACCTGTCCGAAAGAGCACATCAAGCCTATCTGGCCATGGATTTCAAAAAGGCCAAAACCCTGTTCACAGAACTGCATGAAACCGGCAACGACACCACGCTTTACACCGTGTATATTGAGCGGTGCGACCACCTGGTGGCCAATCCGCCCGACTCTGACTGGGACGGCGTGTTCACCCACAAGAGCAAATAAAAAAGGGACCATGAAAGGCCCCTTTGCAAATTCTTGTATCCATCGACTTATGGATTATTCATCATGGCTTCGATGAAGCTGTCCGGCCAAAGAGCTGGTGACGGGTCTCCATCCATGAGTCGCTCTTTGCCGGCCGCATCCAACACGAAACCGTTTTTGATAAAACTGGTATAAAACCCGGCGGCATCGATATCTCCAATCAGGATACACCCGACCAGAACATTTTCCCTGAAAATCAATTTTCGGTAAATGGACTTTTCCCGATCCAGATGAACCGTTGTTTCATATTCGGTGTCATCTGCATGATTGGTTTCTCCAACGGAAATAGTCGGCAACCCGTAATACGTGATGGAATTCATGGACATGCCGCCGGTATACGGAGTATCGGCACCGGCCATATTCATCCCGGCGTATCGCCCCTGAGTGTATGCGTTGGGCCAAATGGGTCGCACCGTATACTCTCCGGTCAAAAGATCTTTTGCCTCGGCCACATCCCCGGCAGCAAACACATCCGCATCACTGGTGGTCAGAAAGTCATTGACCCGAATTCCCTGCTGCGTTGTCAAACCGGCCTGAGAGGCCAGCCCCATGTTGGGACGGACACCTGCGGCAACAATAACCACATCCGCTTCGACAAACCCGGAATCCGTCTCCACACCGGTGATCGCCCCATCCGCATTTCGAACGATTTCCTTGGTACCAGTGCCTTGCATGAATCGAATGCCATTTTTTTCTAAATGATCGACAATCAATTCTCCGGCCGTCTCATCAAAATAGGTCCGCATGATGCGAGACCGCACGACAATGGTCACATCAACGCCTTTTTCCGCAAACCCTTCGGCGGCTTTCAAGGCGATCAACCCGGCACCGATCACCACGACTTTCCTGACGGTATCCACCAACTCCTTGAGCGTTTCCGCATGCGCCACGGTGGTAAAATTATGGACCCCGCTCCCAGTGATACCAGGCAGGTCCGGCGTGACTGGCGTGCCACCTGTTGCGAGTAACAATTTGTCATAGGAAACGGTGTCACCTGTATCCAATGTGAGTTTTTTCTCGTATGGATCAAGAGATAACACCCTTGAATCAAGACGCATTTCAACCCCATTTTTTTCATAAAACGTTTCCGGACGAAACGGCAGGGTTTCAAATTTGATTTTATCTGATAAGTAATAGGAAATGAGCGGACGTCCATATGTCAAAACAGCCTCATCACTGATAACCGTGATGGAGCCAGCCGAATCATGTTGACGAATTCCCTCAATGGCTCCGATGGCCGAAACGCCATTTCCGACAATAACGTAATTCATAGAACATTTTCCCACGCCTAAAAAACACATCATTAACAATTATGACAATAAAACACCATTTTTGCAGAGACTTCGACTTTTACACAGTTTTCTGTCAAAAATCCACTTCAATAATTAAAACAGTTGTTTCATAGTAACATATTGAAATACAAAATAAAAAATGAAAATGAAAAATTTGCCAGAACCCGGAAGAACCGTTAATTAAAGCACCTTCCAATGACTATAAACAAGAGATAAGCACACCGTGAGCATTCAGGGAAATAAAGTACTCATTGCCAATAGAGGCGAAATCGCTGTTCGGATCATGGAGGCATGTTCCGATCTGGGCGTTCCATTTGTCGCCCTGTATACGGAAGAAGACGCCCAATCCGGGCATATCGATGTCGCCAAACGACTTGGTGGCGAAAAGTCACTCTACCGTATCCACAATTACCTCGATGCCGGAGATATTCTGTCTGTGGCGGATGAATCCGGTGCAACCGCTATCCATCCGGGCTACGGATTTTTCTCGGAAAATTACCGTTTTGCCAGACGAGTGGTCAATCGGGATCGCCCCATGACCTTTATTGGACCATCATGGGAGGTCATTCGTGACCTTGGCGACAAAATCAACACGAAGCGGCTGGCCCGCACATTGGGCGTGCCCACCGTCCCCGGTTCAGACCGGGCTATATACGATGAATTGGAAGCGGAATCCATTGCCGAAAGCCTCTTTGAATTCCAGACAAAAATGGGCATTTCCCGCCCTGTAGTTCTGGTCAAGGCATCCGCTGGCGGTGGCGGCATGGGCATCGATGAAGTTGAGGACATGGCTCGTTTCAGGCAGACCTATCGTCGTATTCGCAACTACTCGCTGCGGACATTCAACGACGAAGGCGTTCTTATCGAGCAACGGGTTTTCAACTTCAATCATCTCGAAGTCCAGATCGCCTCGGACCGGACCGGTTTGAATCCGGTTCATTTCGGCACACGGAACTGCTCCGTCCAGAGTCCGGGCCTGCAAAAACGAATCGAAGTCGCTCCCGGCTTCTGGCCTGAAAATCTCGGCTATACATTCGATGCCCAAAAACTCATGAACGACATTACCGAATATTCACTCTCCATCGCCCGTGAGATCAAATACGACAACGTGGGCACCTGGGAATGGATTGTCACCCCGGACGGGTCACCATTCCTCATGGAAGTGAATACCCGTATTCAGGTGGAAAATGGAGTTTCAGCCTGCATTGCCTCAACAAAAGGCAACAATGACGTCGATCTGGTCAGAGAACAAATTCGAATCGGACTTGGCGAAGAGCTGGGATACACCCAAAAGGACGTTTCTTTCGATGGCGTGAGCATCGAATATCGTCTCATTGCCGAAGACACGACCAACGGATTCACCCCATGGGTCGGCAAGATCGAAGAACTCAAATGGACGGACCGCGAGTGGCTTTCCTTGCACACGCACGTTCCACTTGATCGCACCTATCAAATTCCAACAGAATATGACCCCAATCTGGCCTTGGCCATCATTTGGGGCAAAGATCTGAAAGAAGCCAAGAAACGTGGCCTGGAATTTCTGAACGACCTCAAACTCAACGGTGGGGACTCAAGCGGTGCTGGCATGAAGTCCAACATCCCCTTCCTGATTGAGAAAACAGCAAATCTGCTTGAATTCTAACACTATGAATATAGAAAAGAAATTACAAGATCTTCAGGAACGAGTGACGTATGCCCGCGACATCCTTGGTGGCACGCCCCGATCGGAGTTGGATGCCTTTTCCAAGGAAATAGCGGAGTTCTCTGCCAAAAACACAGAACTCACAGACGAGCTGCAAAACCGTGCGTTGGATTCGCTGGACGCCCGATTGATCGCCATGGAATCCGCCATTGATACGCAACTGACGGCCATGGACAAAGTCCGTATTGTCCGCCATCCACAACGGATGTGCCTCAAGGACATTCTGGAAAATGTCTATGACAATTACACCGAAATCGGTGGCCAGGACGAGCACTCAATCGACCCGGGAATGCTCATTGCCCGTGCCTACATCACCAGACGGCGTGGCAAAAAGCTCATCAATCAGCCGGTCATGGTCGTTGGTCAAGAAAAAGGCCATGGCGAAGACTTTCGTAACGGCGGCTCCATCAAGCCCTGGGGAAACAGCAAGGCCTTGAAATACATGAAGGTCGCGGCTCGGGAACAGATCCCCATCCACGCATATGTCAATACGCCCGGCTCCTACCCGGTGGAAGACTTTCCGGGTGCAGCCCAACAGATTGCTGAAAACATTTATGAAATGGCAGGACTTCCCGTCCCGATCATTGCGATCTTTTCCGAAGGCGGTTCCGGCGGTGCCGAGGCCATTGGCATGGCTGACAAACGGCTGATGCTTTCACACGGCTACTATTCCGTCATTTCTCCCGAGGGAGCGGCCGCCATCGAAGGACATATTCGAGGCTCGGAACGCGCCCCTGCCGAACTCATTGAATCCTGCGCTCTTGCCCAACGCATCACTGCACAGGACAATCTGGAAAACGGCTATATCGATGAAATCATTCAGGAACCACCGCTTGGTGCCCGCGCCGATCATTTTGACTTCTACAAACAGGTTCGAGAACAGGTCGTCAGAGCGACCGATGAAATCGCACTCAGCGTGCGTGGCGTCCGACTGTTCCGGGCCATGGCCATGCGCCATTTTCATCGACACACGGATATCATTGTCCGCTGGTCGCTCAACGAAACGGCCCGCGAACGACTGATCGCCAAACGATTCAAGAAATACCGAAAATTGGCCCAGCACGCCTACAAGGACAATCGGTCCCTGATGGACAAGCTCACGGCCACCAGTTCCGGTATTGTATCCAACACCTCCAGCCTGCTTGTCTACGGCTTGGTTAAACCATTTCGCCAGCGTGTCGGTCGCATCATCGAGGAAGCCACTGACGAAATTCATGTGGTCACCGGCAAAATTGACGCGGTTGTCAAAAACGGTCTCAAAAAAATTGGCATCAAGCTGGATAGCAACAAACAGCAGGAAATGGAGCTGACCGGTCTTTCCACTTCGCAAGAAACAAAGCCCGCAATTACCAGCGACAATGGCTACATCAGCCCGCAGGCCAAAATGGACCGGGAAGTGACCTGTCCACACGCGGCCAAACGCGGCTGTCTCGATATCTGGGCCAGAGACCTGTTCACCGATTTTGCCGGTGTCTGCCCTCATTGCGGATACAATTTCCCCATGGAATATCAGTGGTATCTGCACAATCTCTTTGACAAGGATTCGCTTCAGGAATTCAATCGGGACATTGCGGCGGGCAACCCCACACAATTTCCCAATTTCGATGCTCGTGTGGACGCGGCCAAGAAAAAAACGGGATTGCAATCAAGCTGCATGACTTTCAATGCCAGTCTTGAAGGGATCAACATCACCTGCGCCACGCTGATCGCCAATTTCCGAGGTGGGTCCGTGGGTGCGGCTGAAGGTGAAAAATTCATCCGCGCGCTGGAGCTGGCGCAAACCAAACACCAGCCTTTCCTTGCCTATGTTCACGGAACAGCGGGTATCAGGATTCAGGAAGGTGTTAACGGTCTGATTCAGATGCCACGCTGCACCATGGCTGTTCGCAAATACATCGAGGAAGGCGGCCTGTATATCGTCCTGTATGATACCAATTCATACGCCGGACCTGTTGCCTCGTTCCTTGGATGCTCTCCCTACCAATACGCGGTCCGCTCTTCCCGACTGGGCTTTGCCGGTCCCGGGGTCATCAAGGAAACAACCGGTATCGAAATACCGCCGGACTACCACAATTGCTACAAAGGCCTTTCCAGAGGCCACATTCAGGGCGTGTGGAGCCGCAAGGACATCCGCAAAAATCTGCATCAGGCTTTCCTCACCATCGGTGGTCGAAACCTCTACTACCGATAACCCGAACCCACGACAGCAAAAAGGCACCTTCCACCGAAGGTGCCTTTTTTATATCCAATACCTTTCAGCCACTTCACCCCTTCGAGCAAAGCAAGCACTTCGAATTTCGAGAGTTGCCTCCGGCGGCTCAAGAACCTTTTGAAAAAGGTTCTTGAGAATCTCCAAAACTTCT
Above is a genomic segment from Pseudodesulfovibrio sp. JC047 containing:
- a CDS encoding carboxyl transferase domain-containing protein translates to MNIEKKLQDLQERVTYARDILGGTPRSELDAFSKEIAEFSAKNTELTDELQNRALDSLDARLIAMESAIDTQLTAMDKVRIVRHPQRMCLKDILENVYDNYTEIGGQDEHSIDPGMLIARAYITRRRGKKLINQPVMVVGQEKGHGEDFRNGGSIKPWGNSKALKYMKVAAREQIPIHAYVNTPGSYPVEDFPGAAQQIAENIYEMAGLPVPIIAIFSEGGSGGAEAIGMADKRLMLSHGYYSVISPEGAAAIEGHIRGSERAPAELIESCALAQRITAQDNLENGYIDEIIQEPPLGARADHFDFYKQVREQVVRATDEIALSVRGVRLFRAMAMRHFHRHTDIIVRWSLNETARERLIAKRFKKYRKLAQHAYKDNRSLMDKLTATSSGIVSNTSSLLVYGLVKPFRQRVGRIIEEATDEIHVVTGKIDAVVKNGLKKIGIKLDSNKQQEMELTGLSTSQETKPAITSDNGYISPQAKMDREVTCPHAAKRGCLDIWARDLFTDFAGVCPHCGYNFPMEYQWYLHNLFDKDSLQEFNRDIAAGNPTQFPNFDARVDAAKKKTGLQSSCMTFNASLEGINITCATLIANFRGGSVGAAEGEKFIRALELAQTKHQPFLAYVHGTAGIRIQEGVNGLIQMPRCTMAVRKYIEEGGLYIVLYDTNSYAGPVASFLGCSPYQYAVRSSRLGFAGPGVIKETTGIEIPPDYHNCYKGLSRGHIQGVWSRKDIRKNLHQAFLTIGGRNLYYR